One Thermincola ferriacetica DNA window includes the following coding sequences:
- a CDS encoding chemotaxis protein CheA produces MDMSQYLDMFLEEAKEHLQKLNDSLLALESNPEGRGILDEIFRSAHTLKGMSATMGYTQVAELTHEMENVLHKLRSGDLQLNSHIVDLLFKSVDILDNAVNDIANGGEGKLTLGEIISSLRDVISGQGFAGQDPASPVSNGNNVKSGSKEEAFNEYEKNLLLEAFEQGFKCYHITVHISPKCVMKSARAFMVFKNLEEIGEIIKCVPTVQDIEEEKFDTSFNVVVISSEGPERVQKALLSIAEVEEPEIKEITKDSLNHVTIPAPAAVPALEAPAIPAGQEIATAQMASIQVPETNQTLPIVSSQPNLTQPKPGLVQKMRTSQSVRVDIHRLDSLINLVGELVINKTRLVQIGRNAQVPELTETLEQMDRISIDLQNVVMKVRMVPIDLVFSRFPRMVRDLARDLNKEIELVIEGKETEMDRTVIDEIGDPLVHLLRNAVDHGIETKEERIAADKPPVGRVILAARHEGNHVIIEVKDDGKGIDVEAVKKKILEKQLATPEELTAMDDNAILMYIFQPGFSTAKKVTDVSGRGVGLDVVKNKIEALSGNIQIESKMGEGTRFKIQLPLTLAIIQALLVRLEAEIYAIPLSFIAETTSIMPGQINSVNDQEVMLLRGDVLPLIKLHKVFNVPPSDIEKEEEINVVIVRKGEKRAGLIVDALMGQQEIVIKSLGSLLGGIPMIAGATILGNGQVSLIIDVASLF; encoded by the coding sequence ATGGATATGTCGCAATACCTCGATATGTTTTTAGAGGAGGCGAAAGAACATCTTCAGAAGTTAAATGACAGTTTGTTAGCTCTGGAGTCAAATCCGGAGGGCAGGGGCATCTTGGACGAAATTTTTCGTTCGGCGCATACCCTTAAAGGTATGTCGGCAACAATGGGCTATACACAGGTGGCAGAACTGACCCATGAAATGGAGAACGTGTTGCATAAACTCCGTAGCGGTGATTTGCAGTTAAACAGTCATATCGTTGACCTGCTCTTTAAGTCAGTAGACATCTTGGATAATGCCGTTAATGATATTGCCAATGGAGGAGAAGGCAAACTTACTTTAGGTGAAATTATCAGCAGTTTACGCGATGTAATCAGCGGTCAAGGTTTTGCCGGACAAGATCCTGCGTCGCCGGTAAGTAACGGCAATAACGTTAAAAGTGGCAGTAAAGAAGAGGCCTTTAATGAATATGAAAAAAACCTCCTCTTGGAAGCCTTTGAACAAGGTTTCAAATGTTACCATATTACCGTACATATCAGCCCCAAGTGTGTGATGAAATCAGCCCGGGCATTTATGGTTTTTAAAAACCTGGAAGAAATAGGAGAAATAATAAAGTGCGTGCCAACGGTACAGGACATAGAAGAAGAGAAGTTCGATACCAGCTTTAACGTTGTTGTGATCTCCAGTGAAGGACCTGAGCGGGTACAAAAAGCCCTACTGAGTATTGCCGAGGTGGAAGAACCTGAGATAAAAGAAATTACCAAAGATAGTTTAAATCATGTTACTATTCCTGCGCCGGCCGCAGTCCCAGCATTAGAAGCGCCTGCAATTCCTGCAGGACAGGAAATTGCAACTGCACAAATGGCATCCATACAAGTGCCGGAAACTAATCAAACATTACCTATTGTTTCCAGTCAACCAAATCTAACCCAGCCTAAACCGGGACTGGTTCAAAAAATGCGTACGAGTCAAAGTGTTCGGGTGGATATCCACCGGTTGGATAGCCTGATTAACCTGGTAGGGGAATTAGTGATTAATAAAACCAGACTGGTACAAATCGGTCGTAACGCGCAGGTTCCCGAGTTAACAGAAACTTTGGAGCAAATGGACAGGATCAGTATAGACCTGCAGAATGTGGTTATGAAGGTTCGTATGGTCCCTATTGACTTGGTATTTAGTAGGTTTCCCCGTATGGTTCGCGATTTGGCCAGGGACCTGAATAAAGAAATTGAACTCGTTATTGAAGGTAAAGAAACTGAAATGGACAGGACTGTTATAGATGAAATTGGTGACCCATTGGTACACTTGCTACGAAATGCGGTAGACCATGGAATAGAAACCAAGGAGGAAAGAATTGCCGCCGACAAACCGCCTGTTGGGAGAGTTATTCTTGCTGCAAGGCACGAAGGCAACCATGTAATCATCGAAGTCAAGGATGATGGCAAAGGAATAGATGTAGAAGCGGTTAAAAAGAAAATACTCGAAAAGCAACTGGCAACACCCGAGGAACTTACTGCCATGGATGATAATGCGATTTTAATGTATATTTTCCAGCCCGGGTTTAGTACGGCTAAAAAAGTTACTGATGTTTCCGGGCGGGGTGTGGGGCTGGACGTAGTTAAAAACAAAATTGAGGCCTTAAGCGGCAACATACAGATCGAAAGTAAAATGGGAGAGGGAACGAGATTTAAAATCCAGTTACCACTTACATTGGCCATTATTCAAGCGCTTTTGGTCCGGTTGGAAGCCGAAATTTATGCAATTCCCCTCAGCTTTATTGCGGAAACAACAAGTATTATGCCGGGCCAAATAAACAGTGTTAATGACCAGGAAGTAATGCTGCTCAGAGGGGATGTGCTGCCCTTAATAAAGCTACATAAGGTTTTTAATGTGCCTCCTTCCGATATAGAAAAAGAAGAAGAGATTAACGTGGTCATCGTGCGAAAAGGCGAAAAAAGGGCCGGCCTTATAGTCGATGCACTGATGGGACAGCAGGAAATCGTAATTAAGTCTCTGGGGAGTTTGCTAGGGGGCATCCCTATGATAGCGGGGGCAACAATACTTGGCAACGGCCAGGTTTCGTTGATTATAGATGTGGCCAGTTTGTTCTAG
- a CDS encoding chemotaxis protein CheD produces the protein MAKIIKIGMADLNVANCPDILQTAGLGSCVGVCLWDSITKIGGLAHIMLPYSTQARSVGNEAKFADTAIPLLVKQMENLGALRQRLVAKIAGGAQMFSFYSGNDIMRIGERNAEAVKETLAKLKIKLLAEDVGGNYGRTIEFYTETGKLYIRTINVGEKII, from the coding sequence ATGGCAAAAATCATCAAAATAGGCATGGCTGACCTTAACGTTGCCAACTGCCCGGACATTCTTCAGACTGCAGGATTGGGCTCCTGCGTGGGTGTATGTTTGTGGGATTCCATTACCAAAATAGGCGGTTTGGCCCATATTATGCTTCCTTATAGCACACAGGCCCGTTCTGTGGGAAACGAAGCCAAGTTTGCTGACACAGCAATTCCTCTGCTGGTAAAGCAAATGGAAAATTTGGGAGCCTTGCGGCAGAGGTTGGTGGCCAAGATTGCCGGGGGCGCTCAGATGTTTTCGTTTTACAGTGGCAACGATATTATGCGTATAGGTGAAAGAAACGCTGAGGCCGTTAAAGAGACATTGGCCAAGCTGAAGATTAAACTTTTGGCGGAGGATGTAGGAGGGAACTATGGACGTACCATAGAGTTTTATACTGAAACCGGTAAACTGTATATCCGAACTATAAATGTCGGGGAAAAAATCATTTAA
- a CDS encoding chemotaxis protein CheC: MSAFLELTESQLDALREIGTIGAGNGATALSVMMGKRIHMTVPEIKIIPFTEVTEALGGAEQVVAGLFTTTTGEAPCNILFVLPIESARVLVDILMGRPLGTTAELDALDKSALAEVANVVSGAYLNSLSGFTKLDFIPSVPAIAIDMAGAILDTVLAQAGTIGDHALLLETEFSAIKEKITGQFFLLPEQGSLEKILESLGVTG; the protein is encoded by the coding sequence GTGTCAGCGTTTTTAGAATTAACCGAAAGTCAACTTGATGCTCTCAGGGAAATTGGTACCATAGGAGCCGGTAACGGAGCTACCGCTTTATCGGTAATGATGGGCAAAAGAATACATATGACAGTACCGGAAATAAAAATTATACCTTTTACAGAGGTAACAGAAGCTCTAGGGGGTGCCGAACAGGTAGTCGCCGGACTGTTTACTACCACAACCGGAGAGGCTCCCTGCAATATTTTATTTGTATTGCCTATAGAGTCAGCCAGGGTATTGGTAGATATTTTGATGGGGCGACCTCTGGGAACTACCGCAGAATTAGATGCTTTGGACAAGTCTGCCTTGGCAGAGGTGGCAAATGTAGTTTCGGGAGCATATTTAAATTCATTGTCCGGCTTTACCAAATTGGACTTTATTCCTTCAGTGCCTGCTATAGCTATAGATATGGCCGGTGCCATTTTAGATACGGTCCTGGCCCAGGCTGGCACAATCGGTGACCACGCCCTTTTGTTGGAAACAGAATTTAGTGCAATAAAGGAAAAAATTACTGGCCAGTTCTTTTTACTCCCGGAACAAGGGTCTTTGGAAAAAATATTGGAATCATTAGGGGTGACTGGGTAG
- the whiG gene encoding RNA polymerase sigma factor WhiG → MTGSTAKIQYISLWDRFKKERDLAAREQLILKYAPLVKYVAGRLAISLPPNVQQDDLISYGIFGLIDAIEKFEPERNIKFETYAISRIKGAIWDGLRSMDWIPYSVRQKAKELEETYARLENELGRPATDEEMCQTLGITKQQFYSLLQETSCTSLLSLEDLFVFDRDGSNGVKMIDTIADSKVPDPVAAVMFEERKKILGEAINKLPEREKMVIALYYYEGLTLKEIGKVLGVTESRISQLHTKAILRLRGRLSRVKKKIL, encoded by the coding sequence ATGACAGGTTCTACCGCTAAAATCCAATACATTTCCCTGTGGGACAGGTTTAAAAAAGAACGGGATCTTGCTGCCAGGGAGCAGTTGATATTAAAATATGCACCCCTTGTAAAGTATGTTGCGGGGCGGTTAGCCATATCTTTGCCGCCTAATGTACAGCAGGATGACCTGATCAGCTATGGAATTTTTGGCCTGATAGACGCCATTGAGAAATTCGAACCAGAAAGAAATATTAAATTTGAAACCTATGCTATTTCCAGGATCAAGGGCGCCATATGGGATGGATTGAGGTCCATGGACTGGATACCTTACTCCGTTCGACAGAAGGCCAAAGAGTTGGAGGAGACCTACGCACGGCTGGAAAATGAATTGGGACGTCCGGCTACAGATGAGGAAATGTGCCAAACATTGGGCATCACCAAACAACAGTTTTACAGCCTTTTGCAGGAAACCAGTTGTACTTCCTTGCTCTCCCTGGAAGATCTGTTTGTGTTTGACCGGGATGGGTCCAATGGGGTCAAGATGATTGATACAATAGCCGACAGTAAAGTGCCTGACCCCGTGGCAGCGGTAATGTTTGAGGAACGAAAAAAGATCCTCGGAGAAGCAATAAATAAATTGCCGGAAAGAGAAAAGATGGTTATCGCTCTTTACTATTACGAAGGATTGACTTTAAAAGAAATCGGCAAGGTACTTGGGGTTACAGAATCACGCATTTCGCAATTACATACCAAAGCTATACTGAGACTGCGGGGGAGGCTTAGCCGCGTGAAGAAGAAGATTCTTTAA
- a CDS encoding chemotaxis protein CheW, producing METDIQLVACNLANEEYGVDIRYVQEIIRLLDITRVPHAPHFIEGVINLRGMVIPVLDLRTLFNKSPRSNTEATRIIIINAEEVLLGIIVDSVSEVITLPKSQIEPAPTVSNNQNSTYFGGVGKLGERLLILLNIEEILNAVTNYRNP from the coding sequence TTGGAAACTGATATTCAGTTAGTGGCCTGTAATTTGGCGAACGAGGAATACGGGGTTGATATCAGATATGTCCAGGAGATTATCAGGTTACTTGATATAACTCGCGTTCCGCATGCCCCGCATTTTATTGAAGGTGTAATTAATCTGCGCGGTATGGTTATTCCAGTTTTGGACCTACGGACGCTTTTTAATAAATCACCGCGTTCGAATACAGAAGCTACTAGGATAATTATCATCAATGCCGAGGAAGTGTTGTTGGGCATAATAGTAGACTCGGTTTCGGAAGTTATTACTTTACCTAAATCGCAGATAGAACCTGCACCCACTGTCTCCAACAATCAAAACTCAACTTATTTTGGCGGAGTCGGCAAATTAGGGGAACGTTTATTGATATTGCTGAACATTGAGGAGATTTTAAATGCTGTAACAAATTACAGAAACCCCTAG
- a CDS encoding DUF342 domain-containing protein — translation MSNRNDSKFLLEYRGDGVYLLVFPPIRGESVPSPNDIIMELHSRKVENPDLNKVRKALENPGEAVLVAPPQQEVLVDGTCRVDVSRNKMEAYLFITPPRGGKPVTREDVNKALEQAGVKAGIDEEAIELALSMERMTEPLVVARGKAAEDGQPARIDYKFNPGGMPGKPKELIDGRVDFYNLDLIQNVEAGQVLAEKIPATPGVPGFTVTGEELPPRQGKDVILAAGKNVELTNDGLVAVSTINGHVVLQGNKITVSNILEVKGDVDFSTGNIDFNGSVIVKGSVNDGFTVKAEADIEIQGSVSGGFVHCGGNLKIKSGIVGRSKGMIVCRGSVYTQFIENASVTAGQDIVVGEAIMHSHVSAGKTVTVGGKGVIVGGVIRAGEEIQAKIVGSNLATLTELEAGVNPYLRLEYAKAKTELVAKENELEKATKALTLLKQMQQSLGELPTDKKAIVVKVAQTQAQLVKDMEALKNDLENMEYQIAQSERGRILVEGVIHSGVRVTIGMASLHVHDDIHFACLTKDGSEIKISSYR, via the coding sequence ATGAGTAATCGAAACGACAGCAAATTCTTACTTGAATATCGTGGTGACGGAGTATACTTACTGGTTTTTCCTCCCATACGAGGAGAATCTGTGCCTTCTCCCAATGACATCATTATGGAACTTCATTCACGCAAAGTGGAGAACCCGGATTTGAATAAAGTGAGGAAGGCTTTAGAAAATCCGGGTGAAGCTGTCCTGGTAGCGCCGCCGCAACAAGAAGTATTAGTAGATGGAACTTGCCGGGTTGATGTAAGCAGGAACAAAATGGAAGCCTATCTTTTTATTACTCCGCCAAGAGGAGGAAAACCGGTAACCAGGGAAGACGTGAACAAAGCCCTCGAACAGGCAGGAGTGAAGGCAGGGATTGATGAAGAAGCCATTGAACTTGCCCTGTCTATGGAGAGAATGACTGAACCGTTAGTAGTGGCCAGGGGGAAGGCAGCAGAAGACGGCCAGCCGGCCAGAATAGATTATAAGTTTAACCCCGGCGGAATGCCCGGGAAACCCAAGGAACTAATTGATGGCCGGGTAGATTTTTACAACCTGGATTTGATACAAAATGTGGAGGCCGGGCAGGTACTGGCAGAGAAGATTCCGGCTACTCCCGGTGTGCCGGGTTTTACAGTAACGGGAGAAGAATTGCCGCCCAGGCAAGGTAAGGATGTTATTCTGGCGGCAGGAAAGAACGTAGAGCTTACAAATGATGGCTTGGTGGCTGTTTCTACCATTAACGGCCATGTAGTTCTGCAGGGAAATAAAATAACTGTTTCCAACATTCTGGAAGTAAAAGGCGACGTTGATTTCAGTACCGGTAACATCGATTTTAACGGCAGTGTAATTGTTAAAGGATCGGTAAACGACGGTTTTACGGTCAAGGCGGAAGCTGATATTGAAATCCAGGGTTCCGTATCCGGCGGTTTTGTGCATTGTGGCGGAAATTTAAAAATAAAGAGCGGCATAGTGGGTAGAAGCAAAGGGATGATTGTCTGCCGCGGAAGCGTGTATACCCAGTTTATTGAAAACGCCAGTGTCACGGCAGGACAAGATATAGTAGTCGGTGAAGCAATCATGCATTCACATGTATCAGCCGGCAAAACGGTAACGGTCGGTGGCAAGGGAGTGATAGTCGGAGGAGTTATCCGGGCCGGAGAAGAAATCCAGGCCAAGATAGTTGGTTCTAACCTGGCTACGCTTACTGAACTGGAAGCAGGTGTAAACCCCTATTTACGGCTGGAATATGCCAAGGCCAAAACAGAGCTGGTAGCCAAAGAGAATGAGTTGGAAAAGGCTACAAAAGCATTAACTCTCCTGAAACAAATGCAGCAGTCGTTAGGGGAACTACCCACTGATAAAAAGGCTATCGTGGTTAAAGTGGCCCAGACCCAGGCCCAGTTGGTCAAGGATATGGAAGCATTAAAAAATGACCTGGAAAACATGGAGTATCAGATAGCGCAATCTGAACGAGGAAGGATACTGGTCGAGGGTGTTATTCATTCCGGGGTTAGGGTAACCATAGGCATGGCCTCTCTGCATGTACATGATGATATTCACTTTGCTTGTTTGACCAAGGATGGCTCGGAAATCAAAATTTCTTCATATAGATAA
- a CDS encoding protein-glutamate methylesterase/protein-glutamine glutaminase, translating to MENRKYTVLVVDDSFFMTQFISDLLHQDPDIQVVGTAFNGAEALEKAEKLGPDVITMDVEMPVMNGLEALREIMRKTPTPVIMLSNCTQIGAESTIKALELGAVDFVTKPSGQISLDLEKVQDELIKKVKIAADAKKMLYPGNRVTNEDLRAQNKITENEKTAWDDGILFQGFNPARMKVVAIGASTGGPKALQTILPQLPENFPAAVIVAQHMPSGFTRSLASRLNEVCPLTVKEAEDGERLQPGTVYISPGGWHTVIQEDSAGCFVRLQENKPPTGNCPSIDTLMASLARCKVSKIGLLLTGMGKDGVVGLQQIQANGGLTIVEDKSTCIIFGMPKAAIENGCADYVVPVSDVAKLLLELLN from the coding sequence ATGGAAAACAGAAAGTATACAGTTTTAGTTGTGGATGATTCTTTTTTTATGACGCAATTCATTTCCGACCTACTGCATCAGGACCCTGATATTCAAGTTGTCGGTACAGCATTCAACGGTGCTGAGGCGTTGGAGAAAGCGGAAAAACTGGGCCCCGATGTTATAACTATGGATGTGGAAATGCCAGTGATGAACGGTTTGGAGGCCCTGCGGGAAATTATGCGAAAAACCCCCACACCGGTTATTATGCTCAGTAATTGTACGCAAATTGGTGCTGAATCTACTATTAAAGCGCTGGAATTGGGCGCCGTTGACTTTGTAACCAAACCTTCGGGGCAAATATCGCTGGACTTGGAAAAAGTTCAGGATGAACTGATAAAAAAAGTGAAAATAGCAGCAGATGCAAAGAAGATGCTTTATCCCGGGAACAGAGTGACTAATGAAGATCTCCGGGCCCAAAACAAAATAACTGAAAATGAAAAAACGGCTTGGGATGACGGTATTCTGTTTCAAGGATTTAACCCGGCAAGAATGAAGGTTGTGGCTATTGGCGCTTCCACCGGAGGCCCTAAGGCGTTGCAAACCATATTGCCGCAGTTGCCAGAGAACTTTCCGGCTGCAGTTATTGTGGCCCAGCACATGCCGTCTGGGTTCACCAGGTCGCTGGCCAGCAGGTTAAATGAAGTCTGTCCCCTGACTGTAAAGGAGGCAGAGGATGGTGAAAGGCTCCAGCCCGGAACAGTATATATCTCGCCCGGAGGTTGGCACACGGTAATTCAGGAAGATTCAGCAGGGTGCTTTGTTAGATTGCAGGAAAATAAGCCGCCAACGGGCAACTGCCCTTCTATTGATACCTTGATGGCCTCTTTGGCCAGATGCAAGGTAAGTAAAATTGGACTACTTCTCACGGGAATGGGTAAAGACGGTGTGGTCGGCTTGCAGCAGATCCAGGCAAATGGCGGGTTAACTATTGTTGAAGACAAGTCCACCTGTATAATTTTTGGAATGCCCAAGGCAGCTATTGAAAACGGGTGTGCCGATTATGTGGTTCCGGTTTCAGATGTTGCCAAATTGCTGCTTGAACTGCTAAATTAA
- the flhF gene encoding flagellar biosynthesis protein FlhF encodes MRVKRYVAENLQDAMLKVKMDMGKDAVILHTRKFKEGGFFGFFGKTMVEVTAAVEDNPISPVSQPKPTAQKVANQAQVHSFATFKEKAGGVDDERNADLQAELQEMKMLMYEMKSQMEANLDAKSLPEPLQRFHQILIDNEVEEALAAKILKGLLKTYPAEEPVEGHKLKKSLEQSMLKILRRPKPITFKKQGLHQQVVALIGPTGVGKTTTIAKLAATFSIVDKKKVALITADTYRVAAVEQLKTYGEIIGIPVNVVYTPEELRDSIGQHTDKDLILIDTAGRSHKNVAQMAELKAYLDAADATEILLVLSATTKYKDMLEIINSYSDIPLTKLVFTKLDETSTYGAILNIINKTQKHLSYVTVGQNVPDDIEIADPEKIVKMIVKER; translated from the coding sequence GTGCGGGTTAAGAGATATGTTGCCGAAAATCTGCAGGATGCCATGCTGAAAGTGAAAATGGATATGGGAAAAGATGCTGTTATTTTACATACCCGGAAATTTAAAGAAGGCGGTTTTTTCGGCTTTTTTGGTAAAACCATGGTGGAAGTAACGGCCGCTGTGGAAGATAATCCAATTTCTCCGGTTTCGCAGCCCAAACCTACTGCGCAAAAGGTTGCTAACCAGGCTCAGGTTCATTCCTTTGCTACCTTTAAGGAAAAAGCCGGCGGTGTCGATGATGAACGGAACGCTGATTTGCAGGCGGAGCTACAGGAAATGAAAATGTTAATGTATGAAATGAAAAGCCAGATGGAAGCTAACTTGGATGCTAAAAGCCTGCCGGAGCCGCTGCAAAGGTTCCACCAGATACTGATAGATAATGAAGTGGAAGAGGCGCTGGCAGCGAAAATACTAAAAGGGCTTTTAAAAACTTATCCTGCCGAAGAACCGGTAGAAGGGCATAAACTTAAGAAATCTCTGGAACAGTCCATGTTAAAAATATTACGCCGCCCCAAGCCTATCACTTTTAAAAAGCAAGGATTGCATCAACAGGTTGTGGCTCTGATCGGACCCACGGGGGTAGGAAAAACTACAACTATTGCCAAGCTGGCAGCCACCTTTTCCATCGTCGATAAAAAGAAGGTTGCCCTGATAACTGCTGATACATACAGAGTTGCGGCTGTAGAGCAGTTAAAAACTTACGGAGAAATAATCGGTATTCCTGTTAACGTTGTTTATACACCCGAGGAGCTGCGGGATTCTATCGGCCAACATACGGACAAGGATTTAATTCTCATTGATACGGCCGGACGCAGTCATAAAAATGTTGCCCAAATGGCAGAACTGAAAGCATATCTGGATGCGGCTGATGCAACAGAAATTCTCCTGGTGCTGAGCGCTACAACGAAATACAAGGATATGCTGGAAATTATCAACAGCTATTCCGATATTCCACTTACTAAGCTGGTATTTACTAAGCTTGATGAAACTTCAACATACGGAGCTATTTTAAACATTATCAACAAAACCCAAAAGCATTTGTCTTATGTTACGGTAGGCCAGAACGTTCCCGATGACATTGAAATTGCAGACCCTGAAAAAATTGTAAAAATGATTGTGAAGGAGCGGTAG
- a CDS encoding MinD/ParA family protein produces MRDQAEKLRILARTIKNQVESEIKGNGKKTRIIAVTSGKGGVGKTNFTINFALSLMAYGQKVIVLDADLGLANIDVILGISPKYNLYHVLKGEKTIQEIIVPGPQGLQIIAGGSGIQELANLRRWQVEQFIAKLGELEGLADILIIDTAAGLSRNVMSFVLAADEVIVITTPEPTAITDAYGLVKVMTTKKKNGVIHLVVNKVENAREADVTATKLSIVAEKFLKLNIGSLGFILDDPSVSKAVKSQEPFVLKYPKSPATACVQKLAAQLMEQEYAEPSGIKSFFNRLSNFFG; encoded by the coding sequence ATGCGTGATCAGGCAGAAAAATTACGCATTCTTGCTCGAACCATTAAAAACCAAGTCGAGTCAGAAATCAAAGGGAACGGGAAAAAAACCAGGATTATTGCTGTTACCAGTGGGAAAGGCGGCGTTGGCAAGACTAACTTTACTATAAACTTTGCCCTGTCTCTGATGGCTTACGGTCAAAAAGTGATAGTTCTTGACGCCGATTTGGGTTTGGCCAACATAGACGTCATACTGGGTATAAGCCCCAAGTATAATCTGTACCATGTTTTAAAGGGAGAAAAAACAATCCAGGAAATTATCGTACCAGGACCGCAGGGACTCCAGATAATTGCCGGCGGTTCGGGTATCCAGGAACTGGCCAACCTGCGGCGCTGGCAGGTAGAACAGTTTATTGCCAAACTTGGTGAACTGGAGGGCTTGGCTGATATTCTGATTATAGATACGGCTGCAGGGTTATCGCGAAATGTAATGAGCTTCGTTTTGGCGGCCGATGAAGTGATTGTAATAACTACCCCTGAGCCAACTGCCATCACTGATGCCTATGGATTGGTTAAAGTGATGACCACCAAGAAAAAGAACGGCGTAATACATTTGGTGGTTAATAAAGTGGAAAATGCCAGAGAGGCCGATGTTACAGCAACTAAATTGTCAATTGTTGCTGAAAAATTCTTAAAGCTCAACATCGGGAGTCTTGGTTTTATACTGGACGACCCGTCTGTATCCAAGGCTGTCAAAAGCCAGGAGCCCTTCGTTTTAAAATATCCCAAGTCGCCGGCTACTGCCTGTGTTCAAAAACTGGCTGCGCAGTTGATGGAGCAGGAATATGCTGAGCCCAGTGGAATTAAGTCCTTTTTTAACCGACTTTCCAATTTTTTTGGTTAG
- a CDS encoding flagellar brake protein has product MGTFGPIRINQPIEIEVNFSLGINKFKSRVEGITEKNLIVAAPMVNGQIVPLKIGTQVTVSYLDNAALYTFDTVVLATDLKPVPTLTLDKPYNIKRVQRRNFVRIDAKIPMTFCLLKENLEKNSDFYYATTIDISGGGIMFSTENPLHLGDLLEIHMAFPDGVNVLAIGKVVRVIKNGQGDQQMYSVGIEFNIIEESERDKIIRYIFNQQRELRRKGLL; this is encoded by the coding sequence ATGGGAACCTTTGGCCCGATTAGAATCAACCAACCCATTGAAATTGAAGTTAATTTTTCTTTGGGAATAAACAAATTTAAAAGCCGCGTGGAAGGTATCACGGAAAAAAACTTGATCGTGGCGGCGCCTATGGTTAACGGACAAATTGTACCCCTGAAGATAGGCACCCAGGTCACCGTGTCATACCTGGATAATGCGGCATTGTATACCTTTGATACTGTTGTTTTGGCTACCGACTTAAAACCTGTACCCACACTGACACTGGACAAACCCTATAACATAAAAAGGGTGCAAAGAAGAAATTTTGTCCGGATAGATGCTAAAATACCGATGACTTTTTGCCTCCTGAAAGAAAACCTGGAAAAGAATTCCGACTTTTACTATGCTACAACCATTGATATAAGCGGCGGGGGTATTATGTTCAGCACGGAAAATCCCCTGCATTTGGGAGACCTGCTGGAAATACATATGGCTTTTCCGGATGGGGTGAATGTTCTCGCTATCGGTAAAGTGGTCAGGGTGATTAAAAATGGTCAGGGTGATCAGCAGATGTATTCAGTAGGTATTGAATTCAACATTATCGAGGAGAGCGAAAGGGATAAAATAATACGTTATATATTTAACCAACAGCGTGAACTTCGCAGAAAAGGCCTTCTTTAG